In Trichlorobacter lovleyi, the DNA window ACTACACCATCAAGGACTTTGGCCATTTCCGTGGCATCGGTGTTTTCAAGAAAGCAGACATTGATCTTGCTGCTGGCCTCAGGAGGGGTGACATCCAGCTGGGCGATCAGGGAACGGATATCTTTCTTGTCTTTTTCCGGGCCAAAGAGCAGCACGGCATTCAGACGGGTGTCGGCAAGCACCTGCACTGCTCCGCTGTTTGCCGACTGGGCAGTTCCGACGGCAACCTGACGTGCCCCCCGTCCTGCCAGCCACTCCTGCAGAACCTTGGTGACTCCTTCTGCGGAGCCGTGCTTGAGGTAGACCAGTTCTGCCCCTTCGCGTCGTTGCGGTGTATCGATCAGGGAGAGGATGTCGGCCACCTTTTGCAGGTTTGAGGCAGCATCCACCACCAGCAGCATGTTGCCGGGGCCAAAGGAGCCGATATGCCCTTCCTTTGAAATGATCGGCTGCAGGAAGGTCAGTGCCTCCTGGGAGGAGATCTGGCTAAGCGGGAAGACCCGGGCTAGAAAGGCATCACCCAGGGGAATCCGTTCCTTGTCCGCCAGTTTCATGCCGGCCTGCTTGGCGCTGCCGGTCGGTACCACCTTGTAGATCTTGCCGGCCTGTATCAGCGTGAACCCTTTTAATTCAAGTACGGAGGTGAACAGGGCAAAGGCCTCGTCCTGCGACAGCTTTGAAGGGGAGAAGACAGAGACCTTGCCCTTTACCCGTTCATCCAGGACGAAGTTCTTGCCGGTCAGCTCACTGATGAACTTCACCATGGTGGCGATCTCGACATCGGTGAAGTTCATGATCACACCCTGGCCCGCTGCATGGAGCGGCGAGCTGCAGAGCGTCAGAAGCAACAGTACAATGAGCAGAGCTTTCAATTGTTTCACGCGCAACCTCCAGGGTTAGCGAATATCATAGGCCAGTGAAGTGGGGGCGCCGTCACGAATCAGATCAAGCTTGATCCGGCTCTGGCCTTTCAAGGTCACAAAGGATTGGATCGCCTTTTCAGGTGAGTCTATGGGGAATTCGTTGATTTTCATCAGGACATCGCCGTTTTTGAGACCTACGGCTGCAAAGACCCCCTGGGGTTTTATTTCGGAGACCTTGAACCCTTCGACTTTTCCATCCTTGACGCTGGGCAGCAGGCGGGCATCGGTCATGGCCTGGCCAATGTTGTCCAGGGCGGCATTCAGGGCCCGTTGATCAATAATACCTGAACCGCCGGGTAGCGCCTGGGTCACGCCGCTAGCGGCAGCCACGGGCTGGGCAGGTTTTGCCGGTTCGGCCGGGGCAGAGGGGGTGCGCAGGGTGATCAGTTGTGATCCTGAACGGACTTCTGCCGTTTCCTTTTTGATGGCGCTCAGGGTACCAAGATCAAAGACCTTTTCGCCAAGCTTAAAGACCCGTTCTTCGTTGCTGCTGGTGCGGCGTACCAGGATAAAGCTTGTCCGCGGAGAGCCGATGGCGGTGCCAAGCAGGCTCAGATCGCTTTGGGAAACAGGGGGGCGAGTGCTGGCAGAGGGTTGCAGGGCCGGGGTCAGTATCCCTTTGGTGGCCGGTCCAAACAGGGCCTTTTCAAGAATCGTGGCAAAGCCTTGCAGCTGCATTTGTTGTTGAAGCGGCTGAGTGGATTGCTGAGCCCCCTTTGCCTGCAGCTTTGCAGGGGACGTCCCCAGTTTGTAGGAGGCGATATCCGCCAGAATTCGCGCGGCTGTTATCAGAATAACAACAGAAAACAGCAGGTTCAGAGGGAGGGCAAGTCGTCGCATAGTGGGTCGAAAATATATACCAAATGGAGTTTGCTTACAAGCAATGTTAAGTATAAACTTGGTACATTAGAAAAAAAGAAGACTGTTTTGATTTCTAAAAAATAACGAATAAAATTAGCTTTTGAGGGCGGTTGTCAATTCTG includes these proteins:
- a CDS encoding type II secretion system protein N; protein product: MRRLALPLNLLFSVVILITAARILADIASYKLGTSPAKLQAKGAQQSTQPLQQQMQLQGFATILEKALFGPATKGILTPALQPSASTRPPVSQSDLSLLGTAIGSPRTSFILVRRTSSNEERVFKLGEKVFDLGTLSAIKKETAEVRSGSQLITLRTPSAPAEPAKPAQPVAAASGVTQALPGGSGIIDQRALNAALDNIGQAMTDARLLPSVKDGKVEGFKVSEIKPQGVFAAVGLKNGDVLMKINEFPIDSPEKAIQSFVTLKGQSRIKLDLIRDGAPTSLAYDIR